From Haloarcula hispanica ATCC 33960, the proteins below share one genomic window:
- the aglG gene encoding glucosyl-dolichyl phosphate glucuronosyltransferase: MRVSVVLCTHTMERYDDCRAAAESVLAQTYDDVELVLVSDGNQEVYEQYDSDYGDRDAVMTHCNDANVGLLESRNNGAGVATGDVVAFIDDDAIADEEWVAALVDAYERHDALAVGGRMTPAWVAGKPSFLPEEFYWLIGVTHRGFGPNGDPDEPGVVRNTFGSNISFDRDVFLELGGFDDDIGGRQGEKNLQGGETELCARLRTEYDEGVYYTPDALVAHKIFDYRTDPGWLVDRAFWQGYSKRGMEVFVPESTGEESDFLSDLLFRFLPLRLRGLVESPSLGAVLQLVFLFLLTSSVGVGYLYGMYVWR, translated from the coding sequence ATGCGAGTCTCGGTCGTGCTCTGTACGCACACGATGGAGCGGTACGACGACTGCCGGGCGGCGGCCGAGAGTGTCTTAGCCCAGACCTACGACGACGTGGAACTCGTACTGGTCTCGGATGGTAACCAAGAAGTGTACGAACAGTACGACTCTGACTACGGCGACCGGGACGCTGTCATGACTCACTGCAACGATGCAAACGTCGGACTGCTAGAGAGCCGGAACAACGGGGCCGGAGTCGCCACCGGTGACGTAGTCGCGTTCATCGACGACGACGCAATCGCCGATGAAGAGTGGGTCGCGGCGCTAGTCGATGCCTACGAACGACACGACGCCCTCGCGGTCGGCGGCCGAATGACGCCGGCGTGGGTCGCCGGCAAACCGAGCTTTCTCCCCGAGGAGTTCTACTGGCTCATCGGCGTCACCCACCGTGGCTTTGGCCCGAATGGCGACCCCGACGAACCCGGCGTCGTCCGCAACACCTTCGGCTCGAACATCTCCTTCGACCGGGACGTGTTCCTTGAACTGGGCGGCTTCGACGACGATATCGGCGGCCGCCAGGGCGAGAAGAACCTCCAGGGCGGGGAGACGGAACTCTGTGCGCGCTTGCGAACGGAATACGACGAGGGAGTGTACTACACCCCGGACGCGCTCGTCGCGCACAAGATATTCGACTACCGAACCGACCCCGGGTGGCTCGTCGACCGCGCGTTCTGGCAGGGGTACTCGAAGCGCGGCATGGAGGTGTTTGTACCGGAATCGACCGGCGAGGAGTCCGATTTCCTCAGCGACCTCCTGTTTCGGTTCCTCCCGTTACGTCTCCGTGGACTCGTCGAATCTCCGTCGCTCGGCGCAGTCCTGCAGCTGGTCTTCCTGTTTCTTCTCACCAGCAGTGTCGGCGTGGGATACCTTTACGGAATGTACGTCTGGAGATAG
- a CDS encoding glycosyltransferase family 4 protein: MTDESLQSVCVVTHPLAAAGENATRSLLDILSAVTSVALVTADLPADSEIRDRHELVELTRKGAGDSVVTAAVRFLLNQLRMCRVIADRDEDVVLFFGATSYLLPIIAARLLGKTVLVEPRGDVPLTLRLNWEQQLPDPVAAGLAGAVRALERAGFAAAHGVITYTPEMARQLDLHPESPTVYPMGARYVRTDEFRVQQPYADRDRVVGFLGRLDEEKGIRELASVAAELPGDVTFRFIGDGDLREWLETELASEIERGAVELTGWVDHDDVPDQLNDLSLLVLPSQPTEGLPTTILEALACGTPVLASPVSGVPDVVREGETGFLLDSREPAALRQTILDILDRDDLDSISENGRDRIDTEYSFEAACERYRSILVACNR; encoded by the coding sequence ATGACTGACGAATCGCTCCAGAGCGTCTGCGTCGTGACCCATCCCCTCGCCGCTGCTGGCGAGAACGCCACACGAAGCCTACTCGACATCCTGTCGGCTGTGACATCAGTCGCGCTCGTGACGGCTGACCTGCCGGCTGATTCCGAGATTCGCGACCGGCACGAACTCGTTGAGCTCACGCGAAAAGGCGCGGGCGACTCCGTCGTCACCGCCGCCGTCCGGTTCCTGCTGAACCAACTCCGGATGTGTCGCGTTATTGCTGACCGTGACGAAGACGTAGTCCTTTTTTTCGGCGCAACGTCGTACCTGCTTCCCATTATCGCGGCTCGGTTGCTCGGTAAAACGGTTCTCGTCGAACCCCGCGGCGACGTGCCGCTGACGCTCCGGCTGAACTGGGAACAGCAGTTGCCGGACCCGGTGGCTGCCGGGCTCGCCGGTGCCGTCCGTGCACTCGAACGAGCCGGCTTCGCCGCGGCTCACGGGGTCATCACGTACACGCCCGAGATGGCCCGCCAACTGGACCTGCATCCGGAATCCCCGACCGTGTATCCGATGGGGGCGCGCTACGTCCGGACGGACGAATTTCGCGTCCAGCAGCCCTACGCCGACCGCGACCGCGTCGTTGGGTTCCTCGGACGGCTCGACGAAGAGAAGGGCATCCGGGAACTCGCTTCTGTCGCCGCGGAACTACCTGGTGACGTGACGTTCCGGTTCATCGGCGACGGTGACCTCCGTGAGTGGCTGGAAACCGAACTCGCGTCTGAAATCGAACGTGGCGCAGTCGAACTCACCGGCTGGGTTGATCACGACGACGTACCCGATCAACTCAACGATCTCTCGCTGCTCGTGTTGCCGTCACAGCCGACGGAGGGACTACCGACGACAATTCTGGAGGCGCTGGCCTGCGGAACGCCGGTACTGGCCTCGCCGGTTTCGGGCGTTCCAGACGTTGTCCGCGAGGGCGAAACCGGCTTCCTGCTCGATTCACGGGAGCCGGCGGCGCTTCGACAGACAATACTCGATATTCTGGACCGAGACGACCTCGACAGCATCAGCGAGAACGGACGCGATCGAATCGATACCGAGTACAGCTTTGAGGCGGCCTGCGAGCGGTACAGGTCGATACTTGTGGCGTGCAATCGGTAG
- a CDS encoding glycosyltransferase family 2 protein: MATTEDVRGNASEFTGEDHDKVRTSVVLPAYNEVDNVEPLIEEIQSVFQDEPAFSPYNIVIVDDGSTDGTRSVIRDLAEHNENVLGLLLSRNFGQSAALNAGIKQATGEFIVTLDADRQNDPQDIPDLLNMLISGDSESDSYDCVSGWRRDRNDPLTKTIPSAIQTRMARWTGPDIHDFGCTLKAYRSDALNEIELYGEGHRYIPAKLYNRGYRITEIPVNHRPRTEGSSKYGTKRLIRGFVDLLFQVFWNRYSTRPVHFLGGFGLVSFGIGMLIGIHAVFSKYVLGVPLLPNLPRLVLTVALVLFGLILIMFGFLAEMITKLHYIERDPYRVEVVIGGGAENK, encoded by the coding sequence ATGGCGACGACAGAGGACGTACGGGGTAACGCAAGTGAATTCACAGGTGAAGACCATGACAAGGTTCGAACCTCCGTTGTACTGCCAGCGTACAATGAAGTGGATAATGTCGAGCCACTAATCGAGGAAATCCAGTCAGTATTCCAGGACGAACCGGCATTTTCGCCATATAACATCGTTATCGTTGATGATGGTAGTACCGATGGTACTAGGAGCGTTATCCGTGACTTGGCAGAACACAATGAGAACGTTCTCGGATTATTACTGTCCCGCAACTTTGGACAAAGTGCAGCCTTGAACGCGGGTATCAAACAAGCAACTGGCGAATTTATCGTAACTCTTGATGCTGATCGACAGAACGACCCACAAGACATTCCGGACCTCCTCAATATGTTGATAAGTGGGGACAGCGAATCCGATAGCTATGATTGCGTCAGTGGCTGGCGGCGAGACCGGAACGACCCGTTGACAAAGACGATACCATCCGCGATACAGACACGGATGGCACGCTGGACCGGGCCAGATATCCACGATTTCGGTTGTACTCTGAAGGCATATCGGTCAGATGCTCTTAACGAAATAGAGTTGTATGGAGAGGGTCACCGGTATATTCCGGCAAAATTGTACAACCGGGGCTACAGAATTACAGAAATCCCAGTTAACCATCGCCCCCGGACGGAGGGCAGTTCAAAATACGGCACGAAACGACTCATAAGGGGCTTTGTTGACCTCTTGTTTCAGGTATTCTGGAACCGGTACTCAACCCGACCGGTTCACTTCCTCGGTGGGTTCGGATTGGTTTCGTTTGGGATAGGGATGCTAATCGGGATTCATGCAGTGTTCTCGAAGTACGTATTGGGTGTCCCGCTACTGCCAAATCTTCCCCGACTTGTACTAACGGTTGCACTCGTTCTATTTGGCCTTATTTTGATTATGTTCGGATTTCTGGCGGAGATGATTACAAAGTTACACTACATTGAGAGAGACCCCTACCGTGTGGAAGTAGTTATCGGCGGTGGCGCGGAAAACAAGTGA
- a CDS encoding oligosaccharyl transferase, archaeosortase A system-associated, giving the protein MSQSRGYLDDNPELESALEWAERWYHVPVLLVLLGFMLWNRVRSWQNFIVDGEVLFSGNDAWYHYRSTQYVVQNWPSTMPFDPWTNFPYGTSNGQFGTLFDQIIATVALIIGLGSPSDQTVAMTVLFAPAVFGTLVAIPTYLIGRRLGGRLGGVTAVTVMAFSTGWLLQRSLVGFSDHHVAEALFQVLGVLGVMVAVSVAARDKPIYEQFLERDIDALRDTISWSMLAGVAIALYLWVWPPGVLLLGILGVFFLLRLCLEYVHDSSPEHTAIAGAITMITTAVVSASRITVLEITATSQSLLQPGLALAVGLGCVFMAWLARFMEQREYGRYVYPATVFGILAIGAVLMAVLTPTLWEFFTRNVMRVIGFSISETASTVGEAAPLRDAGVLFNAHGFAVIVAAIGGLFLLGKQLLSDDAPAEELLVVVWALFILLATFTQQRFAYYIAAPIAVLSGMVVGRFILWFDFSADDGIEYYQVITILAVLLVIVVPLFAFGTTSPVEAGKTGPGPAIQGWDESLQWMEGNTPAEGAYGSGGDATLDYYGTYDQQEDFDYQEGQYGVLSWWDYGHWITTRAERVPNANPFQQGTDTAAPFLVAQNETRANDVLDSTDEDDAKTRYVAVDWRMVETNGNDPYRGKFFAPSAFVDGVQASDFYSRMYVQSRGGGVQQVTFQQQAYYETMVTRLYRFHGSAAEPQPIVIDWENKETRQGGQYRGAPTNEEEPEGQRQGQIVRQFQSMEEARQYVEQDTTSQLGGYGGAPPERVPAMEHYRLVGSSETEAFPDTSQYRHSAWTKIFERVPGATVEGTGPANTTVRTAVEMRNPATNKTFVYRQRTQTDQNGNFEMTVPYSTTGYDDWGTDEGYTNVSVRAETQYQFTAIGTNDGNRTGFTGTTEVTEGQVIGEDDSAATVELEPITIQQGDETSGESRTPMTEDAAEAGA; this is encoded by the coding sequence ATGAGTCAATCACGGGGCTATCTTGACGACAACCCCGAACTCGAGTCCGCCCTGGAGTGGGCCGAGCGCTGGTACCACGTTCCGGTCCTCCTGGTACTGCTCGGGTTCATGCTGTGGAATCGTGTCCGGAGTTGGCAGAACTTTATCGTTGACGGCGAGGTGCTCTTCAGCGGGAACGACGCCTGGTACCACTACCGTTCGACGCAGTACGTGGTCCAGAACTGGCCCTCGACGATGCCGTTCGACCCCTGGACGAATTTCCCATACGGAACCAGTAACGGGCAGTTCGGGACGCTGTTCGACCAGATCATCGCGACAGTGGCCCTGATTATCGGTCTGGGTTCACCCAGCGACCAGACGGTCGCGATGACGGTCCTGTTCGCGCCAGCCGTGTTCGGAACACTCGTTGCGATTCCGACGTACCTCATCGGACGGCGACTCGGCGGCCGCCTCGGCGGTGTAACTGCAGTTACTGTGATGGCATTCTCGACGGGGTGGCTCCTGCAACGGAGCCTCGTCGGTTTCTCCGACCACCACGTCGCTGAAGCGCTCTTTCAGGTACTCGGTGTCCTCGGAGTCATGGTGGCTGTCAGCGTCGCCGCGCGGGACAAGCCGATCTACGAGCAGTTCCTTGAGCGAGATATCGATGCATTGCGGGACACCATCAGTTGGTCCATGCTGGCCGGTGTGGCGATTGCCCTGTATCTCTGGGTTTGGCCGCCGGGTGTACTCCTTCTCGGGATTCTCGGTGTCTTCTTCCTGCTCCGGTTGTGTCTGGAGTATGTTCACGACAGCAGCCCGGAACACACGGCCATCGCGGGCGCAATCACGATGATAACTACCGCTGTAGTGAGCGCGTCTCGAATCACCGTCCTTGAAATCACAGCGACCTCTCAGTCGCTGCTACAGCCGGGACTGGCACTGGCCGTTGGCCTCGGCTGCGTGTTCATGGCATGGCTGGCCCGATTCATGGAGCAGCGCGAGTACGGCCGGTACGTGTACCCTGCGACCGTGTTCGGGATTCTCGCTATCGGGGCTGTCCTGATGGCCGTCTTGACCCCTACTCTGTGGGAATTCTTTACGCGAAACGTAATGCGGGTCATCGGATTCTCCATCAGCGAAACGGCCAGCACCGTCGGCGAAGCGGCCCCACTGCGGGACGCCGGCGTTCTGTTTAACGCACACGGCTTCGCTGTCATCGTTGCGGCGATCGGTGGCCTGTTTTTGCTCGGAAAGCAGCTCCTCTCCGACGACGCCCCCGCCGAAGAGCTACTCGTCGTCGTCTGGGCGCTGTTCATTCTGCTTGCTACGTTCACCCAGCAGCGGTTCGCGTACTATATCGCTGCGCCAATCGCAGTGCTGTCAGGGATGGTCGTCGGTCGGTTTATACTCTGGTTCGATTTCAGTGCCGACGACGGGATCGAATACTATCAGGTCATAACAATTCTCGCGGTACTCCTCGTCATCGTCGTCCCGCTGTTCGCCTTTGGTACGACATCGCCGGTCGAGGCTGGCAAGACCGGTCCCGGACCGGCTATTCAGGGCTGGGACGAGAGCCTGCAGTGGATGGAAGGGAACACGCCTGCGGAGGGCGCGTACGGCTCCGGTGGCGACGCGACGCTCGATTACTACGGTACCTATGATCAACAGGAGGACTTCGACTATCAGGAAGGGCAGTACGGCGTCCTGTCGTGGTGGGACTACGGGCACTGGATTACTACCAGGGCCGAGCGCGTCCCGAATGCGAACCCCTTCCAGCAGGGAACGGACACGGCTGCCCCGTTCCTAGTTGCACAGAACGAAACGCGGGCGAACGATGTCCTCGACAGCACAGACGAGGATGACGCGAAGACGCGGTACGTGGCCGTCGACTGGCGGATGGTCGAGACGAACGGGAACGACCCCTACCGTGGCAAGTTTTTCGCTCCATCGGCATTCGTCGACGGGGTGCAGGCCAGTGACTTCTACAGTCGAATGTACGTCCAGTCTCGGGGCGGCGGTGTCCAGCAGGTGACGTTCCAGCAGCAGGCCTACTACGAGACGATGGTCACTCGGCTGTACCGGTTCCACGGCAGTGCCGCGGAGCCGCAACCGATTGTCATCGACTGGGAGAACAAGGAGACTCGCCAAGGAGGCCAGTACCGTGGTGCGCCGACCAACGAAGAGGAACCGGAGGGCCAGCGGCAGGGACAGATCGTTCGCCAGTTCCAGAGCATGGAGGAAGCCCGTCAGTACGTCGAACAGGACACGACCTCACAACTCGGTGGGTACGGTGGCGCTCCACCCGAGCGGGTTCCGGCGATGGAGCACTACCGCCTGGTTGGGTCCAGTGAGACCGAGGCGTTCCCAGACACTTCGCAGTACCGGCACTCGGCCTGGACGAAGATATTCGAGCGCGTCCCCGGTGCGACGGTCGAAGGGACTGGACCGGCGAACACGACAGTGCGGACCGCCGTGGAGATGCGTAACCCGGCCACGAACAAGACGTTCGTCTACCGCCAGCGGACCCAGACCGACCAGAACGGGAACTTCGAGATGACCGTTCCCTACTCGACTACCGGATACGACGACTGGGGGACCGACGAGGGCTACACGAACGTGAGCGTCCGTGCCGAGACTCAGTACCAGTTCACAGCAATCGGGACCAACGACGGGAACCGGACCGGCTTTACCGGCACGACCGAGGTGACCGAAGGACAGGTCATCGGCGAGGACGACTCCGCCGCAACCGTCGAACTGGAGCCGATAACGATTCAGCAGGGCGACGAGACCAGCGGTGAATCGCGCACCCCGATGACCGAGGACGCGGCTGAAGCGGGCGCATAA
- a CDS encoding glycosyltransferase family 39 protein, with protein MPSNLWNRISKSVRREPVVPIIALAAFLLMFFGTWRLRPHLTFPDETGAIELALRMGYEQNPFIDNFRKGGNLHLYLLALSFVPVTLYWLVTGQFGDIMSGAASVGSSPSWGVSPDLLTAFYDVLFAGRLVSVLFGVGTVVVLYYLGRELLDRRAGILASVFLTTSVGYVLTAHYATEDVPMTFFLMLGFLLTVRAFHSRETRTLLAAALVAGLAASTKATAGLLVLPIAIVIIERHWDGSRTVGEFVKAVWRYPTLTILSYVTTTPSIFVHPGSWADEISRYIYRSTSDSVAYNWSDPGWLIQLAHLAEGQGIMLFLFSILSVLLVIAFLLRGTLDSAVWLLLVYAIPYFIVITQGNMTQFPRVMPLFPILAVLAGIAGSELSQFSHPVRLAGIGLLTLVIVFSGVHTTVGVADINESRQEATAWTHANLDSSDTVDVYSQQVYLPEFPDETTVNRYEIHSTFPRENWQPGLERLDCNAPEYVVLSSYHYFRFFKDPSVFPDVTERMSALFAEEDYEIVRTFGPPVNTELSAERKFRDSAGLSSFPEDGNPTILVMKRIDDEPTC; from the coding sequence ATGCCCTCTAATCTGTGGAACAGAATCAGTAAGTCGGTCCGACGTGAGCCGGTTGTCCCGATCATTGCGCTCGCTGCGTTCCTGTTGATGTTCTTCGGTACCTGGCGACTGCGGCCGCATCTGACGTTTCCGGACGAAACCGGCGCTATCGAACTCGCTCTCAGGATGGGATACGAGCAGAACCCCTTCATCGATAACTTCCGGAAGGGTGGGAACCTTCACCTCTACCTTCTGGCGCTCTCTTTTGTCCCGGTGACGCTGTACTGGCTCGTGACCGGACAGTTCGGCGACATCATGTCGGGCGCAGCTAGCGTCGGCAGCTCGCCGAGCTGGGGTGTGTCGCCTGATCTTCTCACAGCCTTCTACGACGTGCTGTTCGCCGGTCGGCTAGTATCTGTCCTGTTCGGTGTTGGGACTGTTGTCGTCCTCTATTACCTCGGTAGAGAACTACTGGACCGCCGTGCCGGAATCCTTGCGTCCGTTTTTCTCACGACTTCTGTCGGGTATGTCCTCACCGCCCACTACGCAACTGAGGACGTCCCGATGACGTTCTTCCTCATGCTCGGGTTCCTGCTAACGGTTCGTGCGTTTCATTCGAGAGAGACCAGAACGCTGTTGGCTGCCGCACTGGTCGCTGGCCTGGCAGCGTCAACGAAAGCAACGGCCGGGCTCCTCGTTCTTCCGATCGCTATCGTCATCATCGAACGCCACTGGGACGGGTCGAGGACCGTTGGTGAGTTCGTCAAAGCGGTTTGGAGGTACCCGACGCTAACTATACTCAGCTACGTCACTACAACGCCATCGATATTCGTCCATCCGGGTTCATGGGCCGACGAGATATCTCGATATATCTACCGAAGTACGAGCGATTCTGTTGCGTACAATTGGTCGGACCCGGGGTGGCTCATCCAGCTCGCACACCTCGCCGAAGGGCAGGGAATCATGCTATTCCTGTTTTCTATACTGTCCGTACTGCTTGTCATCGCCTTCCTCTTGCGGGGTACCCTCGACAGTGCGGTTTGGCTGTTGCTCGTCTATGCCATCCCGTACTTCATCGTCATCACGCAAGGGAATATGACACAGTTCCCTCGGGTAATGCCGCTCTTCCCGATTCTCGCGGTCCTCGCTGGTATCGCTGGCTCGGAGTTGAGTCAGTTCTCCCATCCGGTCCGTCTAGCCGGGATCGGACTTCTAACGCTTGTCATTGTCTTTTCTGGCGTACACACGACCGTTGGTGTCGCAGATATTAACGAATCACGTCAGGAGGCCACGGCGTGGACACACGCCAACCTAGATAGCTCCGACACTGTTGACGTGTACTCGCAGCAAGTGTATCTCCCAGAATTTCCAGACGAGACAACTGTGAACCGATATGAAATCCACTCCACCTTCCCCCGAGAAAACTGGCAGCCAGGGCTTGAACGTCTGGACTGTAACGCGCCCGAGTACGTCGTGCTCTCCAGTTACCACTACTTCCGCTTTTTCAAGGATCCGTCCGTGTTCCCGGATGTGACTGAACGCATGTCGGCGCTGTTTGCCGAGGAAGACTACGAAATCGTCCGGACGTTCGGTCCGCCGGTGAACACCGAACTCAGCGCGGAGCGAAAGTTCAGAGACAGCGCCGGACTTTCGTCGTTCCCCGAGGACGGAAATCCGACTATCCTCGTGATGAAGCGGATAGACGATGAACCGACCTGTTAA
- a CDS encoding lysylphosphatidylglycerol synthase transmembrane domain-containing protein, giving the protein MSRRNTDIRSILSALLRVSISVILLWYVISRVGFDTLIEHLQTLEPVTLIIAVGLSVLGVGLSAWKWRVLLSVKGIKLTLLTAWVYYYIGQFFNAFLPSIIGGDTARMYYLYADTNDGSASVSSVVIERIAGLYSILCIVLVAVAFGYELVPTRIADMVLLGCAVGIITIPLLLFTDLLRPVLETTIFDIQVLDIGNRAERLYTAVYEYRQAKRAVVIALLLSVVFRVLLIASNYVVALGLGIEIPLVYFFVFIPLVELFLFLPISIQGFGVRESAYLYLFTSVGVGDGVALTFGVVMQLILRVINNIIGGAVYAVHTLRS; this is encoded by the coding sequence ATGTCAAGAAGAAACACAGACATCCGTAGCATCCTCTCGGCTTTGCTTCGCGTTTCTATCAGTGTAATACTACTCTGGTATGTGATCAGTAGAGTCGGATTCGACACACTCATTGAACATCTCCAAACGCTTGAGCCAGTCACACTAATTATCGCTGTTGGACTAAGTGTTCTTGGTGTCGGCCTCAGCGCTTGGAAGTGGCGAGTTCTGCTTTCTGTGAAAGGTATAAAATTAACGCTCCTCACCGCTTGGGTTTATTACTACATCGGCCAGTTCTTCAATGCGTTCCTCCCATCAATTATCGGTGGAGACACTGCACGGATGTACTACCTCTATGCGGATACAAACGACGGATCCGCATCAGTTTCTTCTGTCGTGATTGAGCGGATTGCTGGCCTCTACTCGATCTTGTGTATCGTTTTGGTTGCGGTCGCATTTGGCTACGAACTAGTTCCGACTCGGATCGCAGATATGGTACTCCTCGGCTGTGCGGTCGGGATAATTACGATACCACTATTGCTATTTACTGACCTGTTACGTCCAGTCCTAGAAACAACGATTTTTGACATACAAGTGCTCGACATCGGGAACCGGGCTGAAAGATTGTACACTGCAGTGTACGAGTATCGTCAAGCCAAACGAGCAGTGGTCATTGCACTTTTACTTTCGGTCGTGTTCCGAGTCTTACTGATCGCCAGCAACTACGTCGTCGCCTTGGGGCTTGGGATTGAGATACCACTCGTGTACTTTTTTGTATTTATTCCACTAGTGGAACTCTTCCTCTTTTTGCCGATATCAATCCAAGGCTTTGGGGTGCGTGAGAGCGCGTATCTATATCTGTTCACTTCGGTGGGAGTCGGAGACGGTGTCGCGTTGACGTTCGGAGTCGTAATGCAGCTTATTCTCCGAGTAATAAACAATATTATCGGTGGCGCCGTATATGCCGTTCATACTCTCCGTTCCTGA
- a CDS encoding sulfatase-like hydrolase/transferase yields the protein MNDIVLITADSVRYDYIEEMEFLSGFPTQSGTTVGHYTRPSLAGLLSSQYQATMKSAVAGPTIPEVMSNAGYTTIGLAPSPQLDEVFNFNQGFDKYENFVDAGNRGSNRREILGQFDLLRKVYHRFFPPHAKMSDLPTDKAVVEQAIEQFNEATGPRFMWVHLMGSHRPYGRGDDAISRSLDRKALFSPSSLKDSEHQEITSAYKNALSRVDTVIEDLLMDLDGDPTFIFTSDHGDEFGEEGYYYHQPQRRRTADKLVTVPIVSNDISLTGDRCSLLDIGPMIATQAGIDPPEEWNGIDIRSESRSYTLTIAPWHNTASLRLATNDYTVTSTDGRVSMTEAGTDTHVKRNEQAEEVQERLQDLGYVE from the coding sequence ATGAACGATATCGTGCTGATTACAGCTGATTCGGTCCGGTATGACTACATCGAAGAGATGGAGTTTCTTTCGGGATTCCCAACACAATCGGGAACGACAGTCGGCCATTACACCAGGCCGAGTCTAGCAGGCCTCCTGTCTAGTCAGTACCAGGCAACGATGAAGTCGGCTGTAGCTGGACCAACAATACCCGAAGTCATGTCGAACGCCGGGTACACGACAATCGGTCTAGCTCCGAGCCCACAACTTGACGAAGTGTTCAATTTCAATCAGGGGTTCGATAAGTACGAGAATTTCGTTGATGCAGGCAATCGCGGCAGCAACCGACGGGAGATTCTCGGGCAGTTTGATCTTCTTCGAAAAGTCTACCATCGCTTCTTTCCGCCACATGCGAAAATGTCCGATCTTCCGACTGATAAAGCGGTTGTCGAGCAAGCAATAGAGCAGTTCAACGAAGCTACTGGGCCTCGGTTCATGTGGGTGCATTTAATGGGTAGCCATCGGCCATATGGCCGTGGTGATGACGCCATTTCGAGGTCACTCGATAGGAAAGCCTTGTTTTCACCGTCCTCGCTCAAGGATTCCGAACACCAAGAGATTACATCGGCCTATAAAAATGCCCTCTCAAGAGTCGATACCGTCATTGAAGATCTTTTGATGGATCTCGATGGTGATCCGACGTTCATATTCACCTCAGATCACGGCGATGAATTCGGGGAAGAGGGGTACTACTATCATCAACCACAGCGCAGGCGAACAGCCGATAAGCTGGTCACCGTTCCCATTGTCAGCAACGATATTTCGCTTACTGGAGATCGGTGTAGTCTCCTCGACATTGGGCCGATGATCGCTACTCAAGCCGGCATAGATCCGCCCGAGGAGTGGAACGGTATCGATATTCGATCAGAATCCAGGTCGTATACGCTGACAATTGCGCCCTGGCACAATACGGCTTCACTCCGACTCGCAACCAACGACTACACCGTTACCAGCACCGATGGACGTGTATCGATGACGGAAGCAGGTACTGATACCCATGTCAAAAGGAACGAACAGGCAGAAGAGGTCCAAGAGCGACTTCAGGACCTTGGATACGTTGAGTAA